One window of Scheffersomyces stipitis CBS 6054 chromosome 1, whole genome shotgun sequence genomic DNA carries:
- a CDS encoding membrane signaling protein — protein sequence MKFGESLNEGLVPEWKDQYVDYKAGKKIIKAAGKLKDQYEDELASENEQNEQNDRTPLLNPQIDEEDHPTYTLDEEPGNSLSEHEREAPSGTSAGAAESANTSVSFRRPSIFTYSRPATLKSKDKKEEFELEKQTFLNWLDDQLQKVDSFYMEKEQDTYERFLLIQDQLYQLRDHKTSILKEKTRHGATFHRADNPDKLYKKVNDFAFHTKSAISALNRLELPSLPSGVFLDKLRSKQRNNDIDMSNKMEEFNPNDAENRIRNGVTDFNSEFNDESSIDSEATGRDIPNRRQPQTEAQIRQSKRRDYSTKKQHFGVPYLYARKQLKDAILEHYRALSLLKSFKIMNRTAFRKITKKYDKTMKTSNLLKTYMNKVDNESYFQTSDLLDKLTSHVEELFIAFYDPETTDRKHSLEKLKSIAYATNDIRQPTYYRSLFSSGFMLGFGFPLFVLAIYTALRKTLSGEFPEGRFLLQIWGGFFLIILVLLLFGINLAVFDRFKINYKFIFEFDMSRALNYKQFWLLPSFGFFLLSILMWFSFHDFWPDRFAGRDWPWIFFAVSIAIFIWPGDQFYGSSRKWLQIALWRLLLSGLYPVEFRDFFLGDILCSLTYTMGNISFFFCLYAHHWSGIDGDSDSNVCGSSKSRLMGFFATLPSIWRFLQCVRRYMDTGDWFPHLANMLKYAVSALYYCFLSVYRIDRTRENKVIFIIFAFINSIYSATWDVVMDWSLLQSGSKNKYLRDNLFFKQPSYYYLAIIADVILRFQWVFYAFFSNQVSQSAVTSFCIACAEIIRRFIWIFFRMENEHCTNVILFRASKDSPLPYNVSARVEKAIKKLVELKYQTQSLDRDEDILRRIQFADEGRTPVTHSNLSYTTSSRANVDEERDVAMSRVPSGTSSLAQLTRRKSALSSLSEALNRAHIKDFQRRKTVVAVEYSDEEDDDDVNDLDRTTSFPKSKKTLQSVNEDDDE from the coding sequence ATGAAATTTGGAGAGTCCCTTAACGAAGGGTTGGTTCCCGAATGGAAGGACCAATACGTAGACTATAAGGCTGggaagaagatcatcaagGCTGCTGGGAAGCTCAAGGATCAGTACGAAGATGAGTTGGCCAGTGAAAATGAGCAAAATGAGCAAAACGACAGAACTCCACTACTAAACCCCCAGATcgacgaagaagatcatcCCACATATACTTTGGACGAAGAGCCTGGTAACTCCCTATCAGAACACGAAAGAGAGGCTCCTTCTGGAACATCAGCTGGAGCAGCAGAATCTGCTAATACCTCGGTTTCATTCAGAAGGCCGTCAATTTTTACCTATCTGAGACCAGCAACGCTTAAGTCAAAGGATAAGAAGGAGGAGTTTGAGTTGGAGAAGCAGACTTTCCTCAACTGGCTCGATGACCAGTTGCAGAAAGTAGACTCATTCTATATGGAGAAAGAACAGGATACGTACGAGcgtttcttgttgatcCAAGACCAGTTATACCAGTTGAGAGACCACAAGACGTCGATTTTGAAGGAAAAAACAAGACACGGTGCCACTTTCCATAGGGCCGACAATCCTGACAAGCTTTACAAGAAAGTTAATGATTTTGCATTCCACACCAAATCGGCTATCTCAGCCTTGAACCGTTTAGAATTACCATCGTTGCCTTCTGGAGTGTTTCTTGACAAGTTGAGATCTAAACAGCGCAATAACGACATCGATATGTCTAACAAGATGGAAGAGTTCAATCCCAATGACGCTGAAAACAGAATTAGAAACGGAGTCACAGACTTCAACTCTGAGTTCAACGACGAGTCATCAATCGATTCAGAAGCTACGGGACGTGACATTCCCAATAGACGGCAGCCTCAGACCGAGGCTCAAATTAGACAGTCTAAGCGTAGAGACTACTCTACTAAAAAGCAGCATTTCGGTGTTCCCTATCTTTATGCCAGAAAGCAGCTCAAGGATGCCATTTTGGAACATTATAGAGCGctttccttgttgaaatcgTTCAAGATCATGAACAGAACAGCATTCAGAAAGATCACCAAGAAGTACGACAAGACAATGAAGACCTCCAATCTTCTCAAGACATACATGAACAAAGTAGATAACGAGTCGTATTTTCAGACTTCAGACTTGCTTGACAAGTTAACCAGCCATGTAGAGGAATTGTTTATAGCCTTTTATGATCCTGAAACTACAGACAGAAAGCAttctttggaaaagttgaagagcaTCGCCTACGCAACAAACGATATCAGACAGCCAACATACTACCGGTCTTTGTTTTCGTCCGGTTTTATGCTTGGATTTGGGTTTCCTTTGTTCGTACTTGCTATTTATACTGCATTACGTAAAACTTTATCAGGAGAATTCCCAGAAGgaagatttcttctccaaatttGGGGTGGATTCTTTTTGATAATTTTGGTCTTGTTGCTATTTGGAATAAACTTGGCCGTATTTGATCgcttcaaaatcaactATAAATTCATTTTCGAGTTCGATATGTCGCGAGCCTTGAATTACAAGCAATTCTGGCTCCTTCCGTCTTTTGGGTTTTTCCTATTATCTATACTCATGTGGTTCAGTTTCCATGATTTCTGGCCCGACAGGTTCGCAGGAAGAGACTGGCCATGGATATTTTTTGCAGTATCTATTGCTATATTCATTTGGCCCGGAGATCAGTTCTACGGATCTAGTAGGAAGTGGCTCCAGATTGCCCTTTGGAGATTACTTCTATCTGGGTTATATCCTGTTGAATTTagagacttcttcttggggGACATTCTATGTTCTTTGACATATACAATGGGTAACATatcattcttcttttgtcttTATGCCCACCATTGGAGCGGAATAGATGGAGATTCTGATAGCAATGTCTGTGGATCGTCTAAATCCCGATTGATGGGATTCTTCGCTACTCTTCCTAGTATTTGGAGATTCCTTCAATGTGTAAGACGTTACATGGACACTGGTGACTGGTTCCCACATCTCGCCAATATGTTGAAGTACGCTGTTTCCGCCCTTTACTACTGTTTTTTGAGTGTCTACAGAATTGATAGaaccagagaaaacaaGGTAATATTTATCATTTTTGCATTCATTAATTCAATCTATTCTGCTACGTGGGATGTTGTTATGGATTGGTCGTTACTTCAAAGCGGttccaagaacaaataTTTGAGAGATAATCTATTCTTTAAGCAACCAAGCTATTACTACTTGGCAATTATCGCCGATGTCATCTTAAGGTTCCAGTGGGTATTTTATGCATTTTTCAGTAACCAGGTGCTGCAACTGGCTGTCACCAGTTTTTGTATTGCTTGTGCCGAAATTATCAGAAGATTCATTTGGATCTTCTTTAGAATGGAAAATGAACATTGTACCAATGTTATTCTTTTCAGGGCTTCCAAGGACTCTCCTTTGCCATACAACGTATCAGCGAGAGTAGAGAAGGCTATCAAGAAATTGGTCGAGTTGAAATACCAGACGCAAAGCTTGGATCGTGATGAAGACATTTTGCGCAGAATTCAATTCGCTGACGAAGGTAGAACCCCAGTCACTCATTCGAATCTCTCATACACAACTAGTTCTCGTGCAAACGTTGATGAAGAACGTGATGTTGCGATGAGTAGAGTCCCATCAGGAACTTCATCCTTAGCTCAATTGACGCGTCGTAAATCGGCATTACTGTCTTTGAGTGAAGCTTTGAATAGAGCCCACATTAAGGAtttccaaagaaggaagacaGTGGTAGCAGTAGAATATagtgacgaagaagatgacgatgatgtCAACGACTTGGATAGAACAACTTCGTTCCCTAAGAGTAAGAAGACGTTACAATCTGTTAACGAGGACGACGATGAATAG
- the AAD6 gene encoding aryl-alcohol dehydrogenases gives MSQHIQYKKLGSSGLWVSPIIVGCMTYGSKKWADWVLEDEEKIFKILKKCYDVGIRTFDTADVYSNGKSEELLGRFLKKYDIPRDRVVILTKVYFTTDPRKEGFHSLKDTESAPYEYLNSLGLSRKHIFDAVEASVKRLGTHIDVLQIHRLDRSTPKTEIMRSLNDVILAGHVRYIGASSMKAVEFAQLQFVAEKNAADFVELQFIAEKNGWPKFISMQNFYNLIYREEEREMIPFCNENSLGKVGVIPWSPIARGLLARPLGVESEHNRTADTDRAMKFFGLENLTEADKEIIKRVEEVAKKHDVSMAIISSAWVLSKGAFPIIGLNSEERVDDAIKSLSVKLTDEELAYLEEPYQPKRVYGFV, from the exons ATGTCTCAACATATCCAGTACAAGAAGCTTGGTTCATCTGGTTTATGGGTTTCTCCCATCATTGTAGGTTGTATGACTTACGGCTCCAAAAAATGGGCCGATTGGGTtttagaagatgaagaaaagatcttcaagatcttgaaaaaaTGTTATGATGTCGGAATCAGAACATTTGATACCGCAGATGTTTACTCGAATGGGAAATCggaagaacttcttggaaggttcttgaagaagtacgATATCCCAAGAGATAGAGTTGTTATCTTGACCAAAGTGTACTTCACAACTGATCCCAGAAAAGAAGGTTTTCACTCACTTAAAGATACTGAATCAGCTCCATATGAGTATCTTAATTCGTTAGGGTTGTCTAGAAAACACATTTTTGATGCCGTAGAAGCCTCGGTCAAGAGATTGGGTACCCATATTGATGTCTTGCAAATCCACAGGTTGGACAGAAGCACTCCCAAGACCGAAATTATGAGATCGTTGAACGATGTTATTCTTGCTGGTCATGTGAGGTACATTGGTGCCTCGTCCATGAAGGCTGTAGAGTTTGCCCAGTTGCAATTTGTTGCTGAAAAGAACG CTGCTGATTTCGTTGAATTGCAAttcattgctgaaaagaatggCTGGCCTAAGTTCATCAGTATGCAaaacttctacaacttgatCTATCGtgaggaagaaagagaaatgaTTCCATTCTGTAACGAAAACTCCTTAGGTAAGGTTGGCGTGATTCCATGGTCACCAATTGCCAGAGGTCTTTTAGCTAGACCTCTTGGTGTTGAGTCCGAACATAACAGAACTGCCGATACCGACAGGGCAATGAAGTTCTTTGGTTTGGAAAACTTGACAGAAGCCGACAAGGAAATCATCAAGAGAGTTGAGGAAGTTGCCAAAAAGCATGACGTCAGCATGGCTATAATATCCTCTGCTTGGGTTTTGAGCAAAGGTGCTTTCCCTATCATCGGTCTCAACTCTGAAGAAAGGGTTGACGATGCTATTAAGTCTCTCAGTGTCAAGTTaactgatgaagaacttgCGTACTTGGAAGAACCTTACCAGCCTAAGCGAGTATACGGATTTGTTTAG
- a CDS encoding predicted protein, translated as MSKVPLAVRKSIKLAEVNNEEHIERINSALGTKWTLELDYAALYEQFKDSRPDYAEQVGEVTNWYLDPFADKIISFSQKDELNKEALVEEVKGIKGFKVVPPGSFEGYNKLELEDGKLVIVIKEDTFAVNVDQLGEDLESLF; from the coding sequence ATGTCTAAAGTCCCACTTGCTGTTCGTAAGTCTATCAAACTCGCTGAAGTGAATAACGAGGAACATATCGAAAGAATCAACTCTGCACTCGGCACAAAATGGACACTTGAACTCGACTATGCCGCTTTGTACGAGCAATTCAAGGACCTGCGTCCTGACTACGCTGAACAGGTCGGCGAGGTCACCAATTGGTATCTTGACCCATTTGCTGATAAGATTATCAGTTTTTCGCAGAAGGATGAACTTAACAAGGAAGCactcgttgaagaagtgaagGGAATTAAGGGTTTCAAGGTTGTTCCTCCAGGTTCTTTCGAGGGCTACAACAAGCTTGAACTCGAAGATGGCAAACTCGTTATTGTTATTAAGGAAGACACTTTCGCTGTGAACGTCGACCAATTGGgtgaagacttggaaagctTGTTTTAG